A portion of the Desulfovibrio sp. Fe33 genome contains these proteins:
- a CDS encoding MFS transporter encodes MSESNRRRMSTSRSLFSWALYDWANSGFAALVQTFVFAAYFARAVADNETLGTALWGNMMGTAGLVIGLGGPVLGALADRAGRRKPWLAAFTALCIAATGLLWFIRPDPSHVWAALALAGLGTIGSEYAMIFYNAMLPDLAPRRRMGRWSGWGWGLGYAGGLVLLLIALYGLVKTPGWFGIPSTDALNVRAVMPLTALWYLLFCLPLFLFTPDTPSANIPPKRAVREAVSQLRNSLRDLRKHRSIALFLLARMFYNDGLTTMFAFGGIYAAAAFGMTPDEVIVFGIGLNVTAGLGAAAFAWLDDRLGPRSTIILSLIGLVVPGTAILLVQSKALFWIFGLAIGIFVGPVQASSRSWLAHAAPAGKRTEMFGLMALSGKLTSFLGPFLVGWLTLATGSQRLGMSAVVALFGIGLAVMLFVPAPTCKEE; translated from the coding sequence ATGTCCGAATCCAATCGCCGACGCATGTCCACGTCCCGCTCGCTCTTTTCCTGGGCCTTGTACGACTGGGCCAATTCCGGTTTTGCCGCATTGGTGCAAACCTTCGTTTTCGCCGCCTACTTCGCAAGGGCCGTGGCCGACAACGAAACTCTGGGCACGGCCTTGTGGGGAAACATGATGGGGACGGCCGGACTGGTCATCGGCCTTGGCGGGCCGGTGCTCGGCGCCCTGGCCGACCGCGCCGGGCGGCGCAAGCCATGGCTGGCCGCCTTTACCGCCCTGTGCATCGCGGCCACGGGGCTGCTGTGGTTCATCCGGCCCGACCCGTCCCATGTCTGGGCCGCTCTCGCCCTGGCCGGGCTCGGCACCATCGGCAGCGAGTACGCCATGATCTTCTACAACGCCATGCTCCCGGACCTGGCCCCGCGCCGGCGCATGGGCCGCTGGTCGGGCTGGGGATGGGGACTGGGTTACGCGGGCGGCCTGGTCCTGCTCCTGATCGCCCTCTACGGCCTGGTCAAAACGCCCGGCTGGTTCGGCATTCCATCCACGGACGCGCTCAACGTGCGGGCGGTCATGCCCCTGACCGCCCTGTGGTATCTGCTCTTTTGCCTGCCTCTCTTCCTGTTCACCCCGGACACGCCCTCCGCGAACATCCCGCCGAAACGCGCCGTGCGCGAAGCGGTCTCCCAGTTGCGAAATTCCCTGAGGGACCTGCGCAAACACCGTTCGATCGCCCTGTTCCTGCTCGCCCGCATGTTCTACAACGACGGCCTGACCACCATGTTCGCATTCGGGGGCATTTACGCCGCTGCGGCCTTCGGCATGACCCCCGACGAGGTCATCGTCTTCGGTATCGGGCTGAACGTCACCGCCGGACTGGGAGCGGCCGCCTTCGCCTGGCTGGACGACCGCCTCGGCCCGCGCAGTACCATAATCCTCTCCCTGATCGGCCTTGTCGTGCCGGGCACGGCCATCCTGCTGGTCCAAAGCAAAGCCCTGTTCTGGATTTTCGGACTGGCTATCGGTATATTCGTGGGTCCGGTACAGGCTTCAAGCCGCTCCTGGCTGGCCCACGCGGCCCCGGCCGGGAAGCGCACCGAAATGTTCGGGCTCATGGCCCTGTCGGGCAAGCTGACCTCGTTTCTGGGGCCATTTCTGGTGGGCTGGCTGACGCTGGCCACAGGCAGCCAACGGCTGGGCATGTCCGCCGTGGTCGCCCTGTTCGGCATAGGCCTAGCGGTCATGCTGTTCGTCCCCGCCCCAACCTGCAAGGAGGAGTGA
- a CDS encoding substrate-binding periplasmic protein: MIRILAFFVLLLSLSVPPVRAEESVTLVAGEYAPNVMNRQDRPGLLVEVVAAAFARSGVKTTVLMLPWRRCAMMVRQGDVFAAFPFAHTAKREEYAWFSDTIWTSRNVFFYLKGRLGDYDFTSFEDLRGFTIAGTTGHHYEEVFKAKGLSMDYASSEVSGIRKVWEERCALFADDELAGWALVKRVYPDRVSQFGSTPTPWALAHLCLMVSRAYPGASGLLARFNEGLAAIRADGTYSRLAASYAVGSGKDGKQR; the protein is encoded by the coding sequence ATGATCCGAATCCTGGCGTTTTTCGTCCTCCTGCTGTCGCTTTCCGTCCCCCCGGTTCGGGCCGAGGAGTCCGTCACGCTTGTCGCCGGAGAGTACGCCCCGAACGTCATGAACCGTCAGGACCGGCCCGGGCTGCTGGTCGAGGTGGTCGCGGCGGCGTTCGCCCGGAGCGGGGTGAAGACGACGGTGCTGATGCTTCCCTGGCGGCGGTGCGCCATGATGGTCCGCCAGGGCGACGTCTTTGCGGCCTTTCCCTTTGCCCACACCGCGAAACGGGAGGAATACGCCTGGTTCAGCGATACGATCTGGACCAGCCGGAACGTTTTCTTTTATCTCAAGGGAAGGCTGGGCGACTACGATTTCACTTCCTTCGAGGACCTGCGCGGGTTCACCATCGCAGGGACCACCGGCCATCATTACGAGGAGGTGTTCAAGGCGAAGGGACTCAGCATGGATTACGCTTCCAGCGAGGTCTCGGGCATCAGGAAGGTCTGGGAGGAGCGGTGCGCCCTGTTCGCCGATGATGAATTGGCGGGTTGGGCGCTCGTCAAACGCGTCTACCCCGACCGCGTAAGCCAGTTCGGCTCCACACCCACCCCGTGGGCCCTTGCGCACCTGTGCCTCATGGTTTCCAGGGCGTATCCCGGCGCGAGCGGCCTCCTGGCTCGCTTCAATGAAGGACTGGCCGCAATCCGGGCCGACGGGACCTACTCCCGTCTGGCGGCATCGTATGCCGTCGGGAGCGGAAAGGACGGCAAGCAGCGTTAG
- the cbiE gene encoding precorrin-6y C5,15-methyltransferase (decarboxylating) subunit CbiE — protein sequence MSKTKPVRIIGLPPGSLSLPETAALALAEADLVVGGKRLLEACPDSLLQAHAHRLAITGSLKPVIETIRKAANKGRQVVVLADGDPLFFGIGKRLGEELGRENLVVEPSLSTVQLAAARLALPWQEMDFVSLHGRDDYAPLYAALVRADLIAVFTDAENSPAEVARALLERGADCFSMTVLENLGAPDERIRPLALWETWGMDFSPLNLVILERQYPPEIGLSLGIPDHFYLHQKNLITKLPVRAAGLAHLNVAPDSTVWDLGAGCGSVSIEASHLARRGRVFAVERNKTRAAMIRENIRRTGAWLVDVVLGEMPGALEGLPEPDRIFIGGGLGGESNQDTVLLETACSKLKPRGRIVVHCILLDSLHTAKAHFQAHGWHFGVTQLQASATDSLAGDLRFKAQNPVFVLWAEKP from the coding sequence ATGAGCAAGACAAAACCCGTCCGCATCATCGGGCTGCCGCCCGGCTCCCTTTCCCTGCCTGAAACCGCAGCCTTGGCCCTCGCCGAAGCCGACCTCGTGGTGGGCGGCAAACGGCTCCTTGAGGCCTGTCCGGACAGCTTGCTCCAGGCCCATGCCCATCGGCTGGCCATTACCGGTTCTCTCAAGCCGGTGATCGAAACCATACGCAAGGCGGCCAACAAGGGACGCCAAGTGGTGGTTCTGGCCGACGGGGACCCGCTTTTCTTCGGCATAGGCAAGCGCCTGGGCGAGGAATTGGGCCGCGAAAACCTGGTGGTGGAGCCGAGCCTGTCCACGGTGCAGTTGGCAGCGGCCCGGCTGGCCCTGCCGTGGCAGGAGATGGACTTCGTCTCCCTGCACGGGCGCGACGACTACGCCCCGCTCTATGCGGCTTTGGTCCGCGCGGACCTCATCGCTGTCTTCACCGACGCCGAGAACTCCCCGGCCGAAGTGGCCCGCGCCCTGCTCGAACGCGGGGCAGACTGCTTTTCCATGACCGTGCTGGAAAACCTGGGCGCGCCCGACGAGCGCATCAGGCCCCTGGCGTTGTGGGAAACCTGGGGCATGGATTTTTCGCCCCTGAACCTGGTTATCCTGGAACGTCAATACCCGCCGGAGATAGGTCTTTCCCTGGGCATCCCGGATCACTTCTACCTGCATCAGAAAAATCTGATTACCAAACTGCCCGTACGCGCGGCCGGACTGGCCCATCTGAATGTGGCCCCGGACTCCACCGTCTGGGACCTTGGCGCGGGCTGCGGCTCCGTGTCCATCGAGGCGTCCCACCTGGCCAGGCGGGGACGGGTCTTCGCCGTGGAACGGAACAAGACCCGGGCGGCCATGATCCGCGAAAACATCCGGCGCACCGGGGCGTGGCTGGTGGACGTGGTCCTCGGCGAAATGCCGGGCGCGCTTGAAGGTTTGCCCGAGCCGGACCGCATCTTCATCGGCGGGGGGCTCGGAGGGGAATCCAACCAGGACACCGTCCTGCTCGAAACGGCCTGCAGCAAACTCAAGCCGCGCGGACGGATCGTGGTCCACTGCATTCTTCTCGATTCCCTGCACACGGCCAAAGCCCATTTCCAGGCGCACGGCTGGCACTTCGGCGTGACCCAACTCCAGGCGTCGGCCACGGACTCCCTGGCCGGAGACCTGCGTTTCAAGGCGCAGAATCCTGTCTTCGTGCTCTGGGCCGAAAAGCCCTAA
- the fsa gene encoding fructose-6-phosphate aldolase, protein MQFFLDTANLDQIREVGELGLLDGVTTNPTLMSREGGDWRRQAARICELVEGPVSLEVIGTTHEEMIKEAKDLVSFGTNVVVKIPMIPEGLKALRELTARGIRTNVTLVFSPTQALLAAKLGATYVSPFVGRLDGLSQSGMEGVEQMRTMFDNYDFETKILVASVRHPLHVLEAGLIGADVITLPYATIMQLMQHPLTDKGLATFLADWEAFQKSE, encoded by the coding sequence ATGCAGTTCTTTCTCGATACCGCCAACCTGGATCAGATTCGTGAAGTGGGCGAGCTCGGCTTGCTCGACGGCGTGACCACCAATCCCACGCTCATGTCCCGCGAGGGCGGCGATTGGCGCAGGCAGGCCGCGCGTATCTGCGAGCTGGTGGAAGGCCCGGTCTCCCTTGAGGTCATCGGCACAACCCATGAGGAAATGATAAAGGAAGCCAAAGACCTGGTGTCCTTCGGCACCAACGTGGTGGTCAAGATTCCCATGATCCCGGAGGGGCTCAAGGCTCTCAGGGAGCTGACCGCACGGGGCATTCGGACCAACGTGACGCTGGTGTTTTCGCCCACGCAGGCCCTTTTGGCCGCCAAGCTCGGAGCCACCTACGTCTCGCCGTTCGTCGGCAGGCTCGACGGGCTGAGCCAGTCCGGCATGGAGGGCGTGGAACAGATGCGGACCATGTTCGACAATTACGATTTCGAAACCAAGATTCTGGTCGCTTCGGTGCGGCATCCCCTGCACGTGCTTGAGGCCGGTCTCATCGGCGCGGATGTGATTACCTTGCCGTATGCGACGATCATGCAGCTCATGCAGCACCCGCTCACGGACAAGGGGCTGGCCACTTTCCTGGCCGACTGGGAAGCTTTCCAGAAAAGTGAATAG
- the cbiD gene encoding cobalt-precorrin-5B (C(1))-methyltransferase CbiD: MDKQLRTGRTTGTCAAAAAMAGIRFLIAGERPDAVDAPLPPGGFLTVPIERIAPEGNEVRTTVIKDGGDDPDATHGHEIQAVVRLDPDGPTPPAVTLEGGKGVGRATLPGLPVNVGEAAINPDPRRQIEKAVRLAASGLESGRILVTIEVPEGEAIAKKTMNPRLGIVGGISILGTHGIVKPYSHASWMATIDEGLSVARAQGLDLAVMTTGRRSERLYQETRPGTPETALIQAADFFEFSMRSAADHGFGRVAWSVFFGKLVKQAQGLPYTHAGTYPVDFGLLAQRSLETGCDPVHEPIIRTANTARQVLDLLKNDPARPALVARLAALAKKAAEAFSDDRVAVEYLVFDFDGERLF; the protein is encoded by the coding sequence ATGGACAAACAGCTCAGAACCGGCAGGACCACCGGCACCTGCGCCGCAGCCGCGGCCATGGCCGGCATCCGCTTCCTGATCGCGGGCGAACGTCCCGACGCGGTGGACGCGCCCCTGCCTCCGGGCGGATTCCTGACCGTGCCCATTGAGCGCATCGCACCCGAGGGAAACGAGGTGCGCACGACCGTAATCAAGGATGGCGGCGATGACCCGGACGCCACCCACGGTCACGAAATCCAGGCCGTGGTGCGACTGGACCCCGACGGCCCGACGCCGCCCGCCGTGACGCTCGAAGGCGGCAAGGGGGTGGGCCGCGCCACCCTGCCCGGCCTGCCCGTGAACGTGGGCGAAGCCGCCATCAACCCCGACCCTCGGCGGCAGATCGAGAAAGCGGTCCGGCTGGCCGCTTCCGGGCTCGAATCCGGACGCATCCTGGTGACGATCGAAGTTCCCGAGGGCGAGGCCATCGCGAAAAAAACCATGAACCCGAGGCTCGGCATCGTCGGCGGCATCTCCATTCTCGGCACCCACGGCATCGTCAAGCCGTACTCGCACGCCTCGTGGATGGCGACCATCGACGAGGGGTTGAGCGTGGCCCGCGCCCAAGGGCTCGATCTGGCGGTCATGACCACGGGCCGCAGAAGCGAACGGCTGTACCAGGAGACCCGGCCCGGCACGCCGGAAACGGCCCTGATTCAGGCCGCCGATTTCTTCGAATTCTCCATGCGTTCCGCTGCCGACCATGGATTCGGCCGCGTCGCCTGGTCCGTGTTTTTCGGCAAGCTCGTCAAACAGGCGCAAGGGTTGCCGTACACCCACGCGGGAACGTATCCCGTGGACTTCGGGCTGCTGGCCCAACGCAGTCTCGAAACGGGCTGCGATCCGGTGCACGAACCGATCATCCGCACGGCCAACACCGCGCGGCAGGTCCTCGACCTTCTCAAGAACGACCCGGCCCGTCCGGCTCTCGTCGCCCGGCTCGCCGCGCTCGCCAAGAAAGCCGCCGAAGCGTTCTCCGATGACCGTGTCGCGGTAGAATATCTCGTGTTCGATTTCGACGGAGAGCGGTTGTTCTAG
- a CDS encoding SDR family oxidoreductase, translating to MDAAQVLVLGSTGYVGGRLVPLLLERGHRVRAAGRSVEKIRARSWGGKADAVQADMHDPESLKKAAEGCDVCFYLVHSMAKPGRDFAEQERDAAYNMVEAANHAGLKRIIYLGGLGEDREDQPLSKHLRSRAEVGRILALGPTKVTTLRAAQIIGSGSSSFELVRYLADRLPVMITPAWVRTRTQPIAIRNVLGYLAGCLENDATAGLTLDIGGPDVLSYEELFHLYSEVAGIPRRRLLPMPFVTPRLSSFWVSMITPVPMPLSRALIEGLRNEVVCRDARIRDLVPQELLSCRESIRRALEKTEQQAVETCLFDVGSACMPEWASANDPHYAGGTRFEMGYKARLQGDPKKVWEQVARIGGEHGWYFGDPLWRLRGFIDRLLAGPGMHRGRPRGDDAPRVGDALDFWRVIASDEERRLLLLAEMRLPGEALLEFRMDAQWDNAVDLSMTAKFLPRGLTGILYWYAMYPFHVLLFKNIVENISDLAGTILYEPARRIR from the coding sequence ATGGATGCCGCGCAGGTTCTCGTCCTGGGTTCCACGGGCTATGTCGGCGGGCGTCTCGTGCCGCTGCTTCTGGAGCGCGGCCACCGGGTCCGGGCCGCGGGCCGCAGCGTGGAGAAAATCCGCGCGCGGTCATGGGGCGGCAAGGCGGACGCCGTGCAGGCCGACATGCACGACCCCGAAAGCCTCAAAAAGGCCGCCGAAGGATGCGACGTCTGCTTCTACCTGGTCCACTCCATGGCCAAGCCGGGGCGCGATTTCGCCGAACAGGAGCGCGACGCGGCCTACAACATGGTCGAAGCCGCCAACCATGCGGGCCTCAAACGGATCATCTATCTCGGCGGGCTGGGCGAGGACAGGGAGGATCAGCCCCTTTCCAAGCATTTGCGCTCGCGGGCCGAAGTGGGGCGCATTCTCGCCCTCGGCCCGACCAAAGTGACCACCCTGCGCGCCGCCCAGATCATCGGGTCGGGTTCGTCCTCCTTCGAACTGGTCCGCTACCTGGCGGACCGTCTGCCGGTGATGATTACCCCGGCATGGGTGCGCACCCGGACCCAGCCCATCGCCATCCGCAACGTGCTCGGTTACCTCGCCGGGTGCCTGGAGAACGACGCCACCGCCGGATTGACTCTGGACATAGGCGGACCGGACGTTCTCTCCTACGAGGAGCTGTTCCACCTCTACTCCGAGGTTGCGGGCATCCCCCGGCGGCGGCTGCTGCCCATGCCCTTCGTCACCCCGCGCCTCTCCTCCTTCTGGGTGTCCATGATTACCCCGGTTCCAATGCCCCTTTCCCGCGCCCTCATCGAAGGTCTTCGCAACGAGGTGGTCTGCCGGGACGCCCGCATCCGCGACCTCGTGCCGCAGGAACTGCTCTCCTGCCGCGAGTCGATCCGCCGCGCCCTCGAAAAGACCGAGCAGCAAGCGGTGGAAACCTGCCTGTTCGACGTGGGGTCCGCGTGTATGCCCGAATGGGCCTCGGCCAACGACCCGCATTACGCGGGCGGAACCCGCTTCGAAATGGGCTACAAGGCCCGGTTGCAGGGTGACCCGAAAAAGGTCTGGGAACAGGTGGCACGCATCGGCGGGGAGCATGGCTGGTATTTCGGCGACCCGCTGTGGCGGCTGCGCGGCTTCATCGACAGGTTGCTGGCCGGACCGGGAATGCACCGGGGCCGTCCGCGCGGCGACGACGCCCCGCGCGTGGGCGATGCACTGGATTTCTGGCGCGTGATCGCCTCGGACGAGGAACGGAGGCTGCTCCTGTTGGCCGAAATGCGCCTGCCCGGCGAGGCGTTGCTCGAATTCCGCATGGACGCCCAATGGGACAATGCCGTGGACCTGTCCATGACCGCCAAATTCCTGCCGCGCGGCCTGACCGGCATACTCTACTGGTACGCCATGTACCCCTTCCATGTGCTGCTCTTCAAAAACATCGTCGAGAACATCTCCGACCTCGCGGGAACCATCCTCTACGAACCCGCCAGAAGGATTCGTTAA
- a CDS encoding NAD(P)H-dependent glycerol-3-phosphate dehydrogenase, with the protein MKIAVLGAGAWGTTLADMLAKNGRDTTLWAREPEVVEDIRSHRENRVFLPGVTLSEALKVESDPEIAFAGADYFLVVIPSQFIRPALAGFRDLLPNRPVIINASKGIELDSLAPISRVVADALEGKRPRYAALSGPSFAAEVSRDMPTSVSLGCEDHDLGRELQEVFSTPYFRVYFTPDYRGVELGGAVKNVIAIAAGMADGLGFGHDARAALITRGLAELSRLGEAMGGQERTFMGLSGMGDLVLTCTGDLSRNRQVGLRLGQGAKLEEIIGEMKAVAEGVKTTKSLHHLALKLDVELPITEEVYSILYEGKDPGQATRDLMSRDLKDE; encoded by the coding sequence ATGAAAATAGCTGTTCTGGGCGCGGGCGCATGGGGCACCACTCTTGCCGACATGCTCGCCAAAAACGGAAGGGACACCACCCTGTGGGCACGCGAGCCCGAAGTAGTGGAGGATATCCGCAGCCATCGGGAAAACCGGGTTTTCCTGCCCGGCGTGACCCTGTCCGAGGCCCTCAAGGTCGAGTCCGACCCCGAAATCGCCTTTGCCGGGGCCGACTACTTCCTGGTGGTCATCCCCAGCCAGTTCATCCGCCCGGCCCTTGCCGGATTCCGCGACCTGCTCCCGAACCGCCCGGTCATCATCAACGCGTCCAAGGGCATTGAGCTGGACTCCCTGGCCCCCATCTCCCGCGTGGTGGCCGATGCGCTGGAAGGCAAACGCCCGCGTTACGCGGCCCTGTCCGGCCCCTCCTTCGCCGCCGAGGTCTCCCGCGACATGCCCACCTCCGTGTCCCTGGGCTGCGAGGACCACGACCTGGGCCGCGAGTTGCAGGAAGTTTTCTCCACCCCCTATTTCCGCGTCTACTTCACTCCGGACTACCGGGGCGTCGAGCTGGGCGGCGCGGTCAAGAACGTCATCGCCATCGCCGCGGGCATGGCCGACGGCCTGGGCTTCGGCCACGACGCCAGGGCCGCGCTGATAACCCGGGGCCTGGCCGAATTGAGCCGCCTGGGCGAGGCCATGGGCGGCCAGGAGCGCACCTTCATGGGCCTGTCCGGCATGGGCGACCTGGTGCTGACCTGCACCGGCGACCTGTCGCGCAACCGCCAGGTTGGCCTGCGGCTCGGCCAGGGCGCCAAGCTGGAGGAGATCATCGGCGAGATGAAGGCCGTGGCCGAAGGCGTCAAGACAACCAAATCCCTGCACCATCTGGCCCTGAAACTCGACGTGGAGTTGCCTATTACCGAAGAGGTCTATAGTATCCTCTATGAAGGCAAGGACCCCGGCCAGGCCACCCGCGACCTGATGAGCCGGGACCTCAAGGACGAATAA
- the ahbB gene encoding siroheme decarboxylase subunit beta — MAIQFTETEERILALAGGDLPDTERPFKTIADAVGVTEQEVIDLLGDLKKRRIIRRFGATLRHQKAGYGHNAMVAWRVPDERTEEVGRVFADRPEISHCYVRRTYPEWTYNVYTMIHGERPGHTDEVVAELEKAVGIDDHCTLRSLKELKKTSMVYFK, encoded by the coding sequence ATGGCAATACAATTTACCGAAACCGAGGAAAGGATACTCGCCCTGGCGGGCGGGGATTTGCCGGACACCGAGCGTCCGTTCAAGACCATCGCGGACGCCGTCGGCGTTACCGAGCAGGAGGTCATAGACCTTCTCGGCGACCTCAAGAAGCGCAGGATCATCCGCCGCTTCGGGGCCACCCTGCGCCATCAGAAGGCTGGCTACGGCCACAACGCCATGGTCGCCTGGCGCGTCCCGGACGAGCGCACCGAGGAGGTCGGCCGGGTCTTCGCGGACCGGCCCGAAATTTCCCACTGCTACGTCCGGCGCACCTATCCGGAGTGGACCTACAACGTCTACACCATGATCCACGGCGAGCGTCCCGGCCACACCGACGAGGTGGTGGCCGAGCTGGAAAAGGCCGTGGGCATTGACGACCACTGCACGCTTCGGTCCCTCAAGGAACTCAAAAAGACCTCCATGGTCTATTTTAAATAG
- the hemL gene encoding glutamate-1-semialdehyde 2,1-aminomutase yields MDSKSLYARALTLMPGGVNSPLRACKYVNSEPVFIADAKGAHLFDVEGREYIDYVFSWGPMLLGHQDPAVNAAAHEAVDHGSSYGAPCLGEVLLAEEINKLIPSMEMMRMVSSGTEATMSALRLARGYTGHNKFVKFIGNYHGHADAFLAAAGSAAGTVPGTPGVPEAVISHTLLAQYNDLEAVRKLFEESGDDIACVIVEPCAGNMGLVLPKSGFLQGLRDLCTEYGAVLIFDEVITGFRLAPGGAQERYGITPDLTTLGKIIGGGFPVGCYGGKREIMEHMAPVGGVFQAGTLSGNPVAMAAGLATLKRLQECDYAALEARTKALTGELAAIVESKGKPVYVAQAGSAFTMYFSDKPVTNMVESGQCDGDAYASYWRQMMARGIYLAPAGFECAFTSFAHSDEDFEKTLAAARAVTF; encoded by the coding sequence ATGGATTCGAAATCGCTTTACGCAAGGGCTCTGACCCTGATGCCCGGCGGCGTCAATTCACCGCTGAGGGCCTGCAAATACGTCAATTCCGAGCCGGTCTTCATCGCCGACGCCAAAGGGGCGCACCTCTTCGACGTGGAAGGCCGCGAGTACATCGACTATGTTTTTTCCTGGGGCCCCATGCTGCTCGGACACCAGGACCCGGCCGTGAACGCCGCCGCCCATGAGGCCGTGGACCACGGCTCCAGCTACGGCGCTCCCTGCCTCGGCGAAGTCCTGCTGGCCGAAGAGATCAACAAGCTCATCCCGTCCATGGAGATGATGCGCATGGTCTCGTCCGGCACCGAGGCCACCATGTCCGCCCTGCGGCTGGCGCGCGGCTACACCGGCCACAACAAGTTCGTGAAGTTCATCGGCAACTACCACGGACACGCCGACGCTTTCCTGGCCGCCGCCGGTTCCGCCGCGGGCACCGTGCCCGGCACCCCCGGCGTGCCCGAGGCCGTCATCAGCCATACGCTGCTGGCCCAGTACAACGATCTGGAAGCTGTCCGGAAGCTCTTCGAGGAATCCGGCGATGATATCGCCTGCGTCATCGTCGAGCCTTGCGCGGGCAACATGGGCCTGGTGCTGCCGAAATCCGGTTTCCTCCAGGGATTGCGCGACCTGTGCACCGAATACGGCGCGGTGCTCATTTTCGACGAAGTCATCACCGGCTTCAGGCTCGCCCCCGGCGGAGCCCAGGAGCGGTACGGCATCACCCCGGACCTGACCACGCTGGGCAAGATCATCGGCGGCGGGTTCCCGGTGGGCTGCTACGGCGGCAAGCGCGAGATCATGGAGCACATGGCCCCGGTGGGCGGCGTGTTCCAGGCGGGCACCCTGTCCGGCAACCCCGTGGCCATGGCCGCCGGGCTGGCCACCCTGAAGCGTTTGCAGGAGTGCGACTATGCGGCCCTGGAGGCCAGGACAAAGGCTCTGACCGGCGAGCTGGCCGCCATCGTCGAATCCAAGGGCAAGCCCGTCTACGTGGCCCAGGCCGGTTCGGCCTTCACCATGTATTTTTCGGACAAGCCCGTGACCAACATGGTCGAGTCGGGCCAGTGCGACGGCGACGCCTATGCCTCCTATTGGCGGCAGATGATGGCCCGGGGCATCTACCTGGCCCCGGCCGGCTTCGAGTGCGCCTTCACCTCCTTCGCCCATTCGGACGAGGATTTCGAGAAGACCCTGGCCGCGGCCCGGGCCGTGACGTTCTAG
- a CDS encoding cobalt-precorrin 5A hydrolase, protein MPAKKIAVYALTSQGLAVGRLLAARLHGTLYASKPLEAEGAIPFESLKYLVSATFNAFDGHVFVAAAGIVVRCIAPHLQSKETDPAVVCMDQAGLFAISLLSGHLGGANELADRCARTMGGQSVITTATDSAGVLSIDSLAMAKGLAIGNISKIKDVNMALLENRIVQVYDPEDWLGLAWHAGFEGRAGYEDWNEASPGIWVSWHNDAPEGSLPLHPRMLHLGIGCRRDITTYEILDHVHMVFKKYGLAMESIASVGSVEAKRNEAGLLEAAEEFGVDPVFYTTAQLAAVDAPTPSDRVQQHMGVPSVAEASAMLASHGGGLLVSKEKTSTVTLAVARSNRA, encoded by the coding sequence ATGCCAGCAAAGAAAATAGCCGTTTACGCATTGACCTCCCAAGGCTTGGCGGTGGGAAGGCTTTTGGCCGCCCGACTGCACGGCACCCTTTACGCCTCCAAACCCCTGGAAGCGGAAGGCGCCATTCCTTTCGAGTCTCTCAAATACCTTGTCTCGGCCACCTTCAATGCCTTTGACGGCCACGTGTTCGTGGCGGCCGCGGGCATAGTGGTCCGCTGCATCGCGCCCCACCTTCAGAGCAAGGAGACCGATCCGGCCGTTGTCTGCATGGACCAGGCCGGGCTTTTCGCCATCAGCCTGTTGTCCGGCCACCTCGGCGGGGCCAACGAACTCGCCGACAGGTGCGCGCGCACCATGGGCGGGCAGTCGGTCATCACCACCGCCACGGATTCGGCGGGCGTCCTGTCCATCGACAGCCTGGCCATGGCCAAGGGATTGGCCATCGGCAATATCAGCAAGATCAAGGACGTGAACATGGCCCTGCTCGAAAACCGCATCGTCCAGGTGTACGATCCCGAGGATTGGCTCGGGCTGGCCTGGCACGCGGGATTCGAAGGCCGTGCGGGCTACGAGGACTGGAACGAGGCGAGCCCCGGCATTTGGGTCTCGTGGCACAACGACGCCCCCGAGGGGAGCCTGCCCCTGCATCCGAGGATGCTGCATCTGGGCATCGGCTGCCGCCGGGACATCACGACCTACGAAATTTTGGACCACGTGCACATGGTCTTCAAGAAATACGGTCTGGCCATGGAGTCCATCGCTTCCGTCGGATCGGTGGAGGCCAAGCGCAACGAGGCCGGATTGCTGGAGGCCGCCGAGGAATTCGGGGTGGACCCCGTCTTCTACACCACGGCCCAGCTCGCCGCCGTCGATGCGCCTACGCCCTCTGACCGCGTCCAGCAGCACATGGGCGTGCCGAGCGTGGCCGAAGCGTCCGCCATGCTTGCCTCCCACGGCGGGGGACTCCTCGTCAGCAAGGAAAAGACTTCAACCGTAACCTTGGCGGTAGCCAGGAGTAATCGTGCTTAA